A stretch of the Aegilops tauschii subsp. strangulata cultivar AL8/78 chromosome 4, Aet v6.0, whole genome shotgun sequence genome encodes the following:
- the LOC109747805 gene encoding probable carboxylesterase 18, producing the protein MAEEPPPGSRPKPPMSRIMRLSLRAVDYVADATRRADGTVNRRVLSLLDPRVPAFSSPCRGVASRDVVIDPTLRVRARLFHPARPGDAKGAPLPVIVFFHGGGFAFLSAASLAYDAACRRIARYASAAVLSVDYRRAPEHRFPAPYDDGLAALRFLDDPNNHPADAPLATSRCFLAGDSAGGNIAHHVARRYAADVPAFKNVRLAGVIAIQPFFGGEERTPSELRLDGAPIVSVSRTDWMWRAFLPDGADRTHEAACFTSPGAAAGMDSPAFPPVLLVIGGYDPLQDWQRRYCEVLKDSGKDVRVLEYPDGIHAFFLFPGFDDARNLMTRIAEFVGESDDDGGSEEPLFHACLLGWLGLANLDAVSDA; encoded by the coding sequence ATGGCAGAGGAGCCCCCGCCGGGGAGTAGGCCGAAGCCGCCGATGTCGCGCATCATGCGTCTCTCCCTCAGGGCCGTCGACTACGTCGCCGACGCCACCCGCCGCGCCGACGGCACCGTGAACCGCCGCGTGCTCTCCCTCCTAGACCCGCGCGTCCCGGCCTTCTCCTCCCCGTGCCGCGGCGTCGCCTCACGCGACGTCGTCATCGACCCGACCCTCCGCGTTCGCGCCCGCCTCTTCCACCCAGCGAGACCCGGCGACGCCAAGGGAGCGCCTCTCCCCGTGATCGTGTTCTTCCACGGCGGTGGGTTCGCGTTCCTCTCCGCGGCGTCACTGGCCTACGACGCCGCGTGCCGACGCATCGCGAGGTACGCCTCCGCGGCCGTGCTCTCCGTCGACTACCGCCGCGCCCCGGAGCACCGGTTCCCCGCGCCCTACGACGACGGCCTCGCCGCGCTCCGCTTCCTCGACGACCCGAATAACCACCCGGCGGACGCCCCGCTCGCGACCTCCCGCTGCTTCCTCGCCGGGGACAGCGCGGGCGGCAACATCGCGCACCACGTCGCCAGGCGCTACGCCGCGGACGTGCCTGCGTTCAAGAACGTCCGTCTCGCCGGCGTCATCGCCATCCAGCCCTTCTTCGGCGGCGAGGAGCGCACGCCCTCCGAGCTCCGCCTTGACGGGGCGCCGATCGTGTCCGTCTCCCGCACCGACTGGATGTGGCGCGCGTTCCTCCCGGACGGCGCTGACCGCACTCACGAGGCTGCGTGCTTCACCTCCCCTGGGGCAGCCGCTGGCATGGACAGCCCGGCGTTCCCGCCGGTGCTGCTCGTCATCGGCGGTTATGACCCGCTGCAGGACTGGCAGAGGCGGTACTGCGAGGTGCTGAAGGACAGCGGCAAGGACGTGAGGGTGTTGGAGTACCCGGACGGCATTCACGCGTTCTTCCTCTTCCCTGGGTTCGACGACGCGCGCAACCTCATGACACGCATCGCCGAGTTCGTCGGCGAGAGCGACGATGATGGCGGCAGCGAGGAACCCTTATTCCACGCCTGCTTGCTTGGTTGGTTGGGACTTGCGAACCTGGATGCCGTGTCGGATGCGTAG
- the LOC109747804 gene encoding uncharacterized protein, with protein MKALHPFALLPFLIFLLLSTDNASGYGHGEALHGDALALLSLKASLSCRPHVLRSWLPGNVASVCEWTGVRCAGGRVVSVDIANMNVSTGAPVTAEVTGLAALANLSLAGNGIVGAVVVSALPELRYVNVSGNQLGGGLDGWDFPSLPSLEVFDAYDNNFSSSLPPGVTALARLRYLDLGGNYFSGVIPASYGGMLALEYLSLNGNNLQGAIPPELGNLTSLRELYLGYYNAFDGGIPAELGRLRNLTMLDVSNCGLTGSIPSELGGLASLDTLFLHTNQLTGEIPPELGHLTALTRLDLSNNALTGEVPSTLASLTSLRLLNLFLNRLHGPVPDFVAALPLLETLQLFMNNFTGRVPAGLGANAALRLVDLSSNRLTGMIPEMLCSSGELHTAILMNNFLFGPIPGPLGSCASLTRVRFGHNYLNGTIPAGFLYLPRLNLLELQNNLLSGPVPSNPSPTLAGSQLAQLNLSNNLLSGPLPAALANLSALQTLLVSNNRLAGAVPPEVGELRLLVKLDLSGNELSGPIPEAIGRCGQLTYIDLSTNNLSGPIPEAIAGIRVLNYLNLSRNQLEESIPAAIGAMSSLTAADFSYNDLSGQLPDTGQLRYLNETAFAGNPRLCGPVLNRPCNISSDTGGSTAVSPRRATAGDYKLVFALGLLACSVVFAVAAVLRARSYRGGPDGAWRFTAFHKVDFGIAEVIECMKDGNVVGRGGAGVVYAGRARSGGAIAVKRLNGGGRHDHGFRAEIRTLGSIRHRNIVRLLAFCTNDREANVLVYEYMGGGSLGEVLHGKGGGFLAWDRRYRIALEAARGLCYLHHDCSPMIVHRDVKSNNILLGDDLEAHVADFGLAKFLRSGSGGGAANAGASECMSAVAGSYGYIAPEYAYTLRVDEKSDVYSFGVVLLELVTGRRPVGDFGEGVDIVQWAKRVTDGRRESVPKVVDRRLSTVPMDEVSHLFFVSMLCVQENSVERPTMREVVQMLSEFPRHASSQPSPSSAPEPEKEPNCYKLFPDLLN; from the exons ATGAAGGCTCTTCATCCTTTTGCCTTGCTCCCCTTCTTGATTTTTCTTCTACTATCCACCGATAATGCCAGTGGCTATGGACATGGCGAGGCGTTGCATGGAGATGCGCTGGCCTTGCTCTCCCTCAAGGCCTCCCTCAGCTGCCGCCCCCACGTGCTGCGCTCGTGGCTGCCGGGCAATGTCGCCTCGGTGTGCGAGTGGACCGGCGTCCGCTGCGCCGGCGGCAGAGTGGTCTCCGTCGACATCGCCAACATGAACGTGTCCACTGGCGCGCCCGTGACGGCCGAGGTGACTGGGCTCGCCGCGCTTGCGAACCTCTCCCTCGCCGGGAACGGCATCGTGGGCGCGGTGGTCGTGTCCGCCCTCCCGGAGCTCCGCTACGTCAATGTCTCCGGCAACCAGCTCGGCGGCGGCCTCGACGGCTGGGACTTCCCGTCGCTCCCCAGCCTCGAGGTGTTCGACGCCTACGACAACAACTTCTCCTCCTCGCTCCCGCCCGGCGTGACGGCGCTGGCGCGGCTCCGGTACCTTGACCTTGGCGGCAATTACTTCTCCGGGGTGATACCCGCGTCGTACGGCGGGATGCTGGCTCTGGAGTACCTGTCCCTCAACGGCAACAACCTGCAGGGCGCCATCCCGCCGGAGCTCGGCAACCTGACGAGCCTCAGGGAGCTCTACCTCGGGTACTACAACGCATTCGACGGCGGCATCCCGGCGGAGCTCGGCCGGCTGCGCAACCTCACCATGCTGGACGTCTCCAACTGCGGCCTCACCGGGAGCATCCCGTCGGAGCTCGGCGGGCTCGCCTCTCTCGACACGCTGTTCCTCCACACCAACCAGCTGACGGGCGAAATCCCGCCGGAGCTCGGCCACCTCACGGCGCTCACCAGGCTGGACCTGTCCAACAACGCGCTCACCGGCGAGGTGCCGAGCACCCTGGCGTCCCTCACCTCGCTCCGGCTGCTCAACCTGTTCCTCAACCGGCTCCACGGCCCGGTCCCTGACTTCGTGGCCGCGCTGCCGCTGCTGGAGACGCTGCAGCTCTTCATGAACAACTTCACCGGCCGCGTCCCGGCGGGCCTCGGCGCCAACGCGGCGCTCCGGCTCGTCGACCTGTCATCGAACCGGCTCACCGGCATGATCCCCGAGATGCTGTGCTCCTCCGGCGAGCTGCACACCGCCATCCTCATGAACAACTTCCTCTTCGGCCCCATCCCCGGGCCGCTCGGCTCGTGCGCGAGCCTCACCCGGGTCCGGTTCGGCCACAACTACCTCAACGGCACCATTCCCGCCGGCTTCCTCTACCTCCCGCGGCTCAACCTGCTGGAGCTGCAGAACAACCTGCTCTCCGGTCCGGTCCCGTCGAACCCGAGCCCGACCCTAGCCGGTTCGCAGCTGGCTCAGCTCAACCTGTCCAACAACCTGCTGTCCGGGCCGCTGCCTGCCGCGCTGGCCAACCTCTCCGCGCTGCAGACGCTGCTGGTCAGCAACAACCGTCTCGCCGGCGCCGTGCCGCCGGAGGTGGGCGAGCTCCGGCTGCTCGTGAAGCTCGACCTCAGCGGCAATGAGCTGTCCGGGCCGATACCGGAGGCCATCGGCCGGTGTGGGCAGCTCACGTACATTGACCTCAGCACCAACAACCTGTCTGGTCCTATCCCAGAGGCCATCGCCGGGATAAGAGTGCTGAATTACCTCAACCTGTCGAGGAACCAGCTCGAGGAGTCCATCCCCGCGGCGATCGGGGCGATGAGCAGCCTCACGGCGGCCGACTTCTCCTACAACGACCTGTCCGGCCAGCTGCCGGACACGGGCCAGCTGAGGTACCTGAACGAGACGGCGTTCGCGGGCAACCCGAGGCTGTGCGGGCCGGTGCTGAACCGGCCCTGCAACATCAGCAGCGACACCGGCGGGTCGACGGCCGTCAGCCCgcggcgggcgacggcgggggaCTACAAGCTGGTGTTCGCGCTGGGGCTGCTGGCGTGCTCGGTGGTATTCGCCGTGGCGGCCGTGCTGCGCGCGAGGTCGTACCGCGGCGGGCCGGACGGCGCGTGGCGGTTCACGGCGTTCCACAAGGTGGACTTCGGCATCGCTGAGGTGATCGAGTGCATGAAGGACGGGAACGTGGTgggccgcggcggcgccggcgtggTGTACGCGGGGCGGGCGCGGTCGGGCGGCGCGATCGCGGTGAAGCGGCTGAACGGCGGCGGGCGGCACGACCACGGGTTCCGCGCGGAGATCCGGACGCTGGGCAGCATCCGGCACCGGAACATCGTGCGGCTGCTGGCCTTCTGCACCAACGACCGGGAGGCGAACGTGCTGGTGTACGAGTACATGGGCGGCGGCAGCCTCGGCGAGGTGCTCCACGGCAAGGGCGGCGGGTTCCTGGCGTGGGACCGGCGGTACCGGATCGCGCTGGAGGCGGCGCGCGGGCTCTGCTACCTGCACCACGACTGCAGCCCGATGATCGTGCACCGCGACGTCAAGTCCAACAACATCCTCCTCGGCGACGACCTGGAGGCCCACGTGGCGGACTTCGGGCTGGCCAAGTTCCTccgctccggctccggcggcggcgcggccaaCGCCGGCGCCTCCGAGTGCATGTCCGCCGTCGCCGGGTCGTACGGCTACATCGCGCCAG AGTACGCGTACACCTTGAGAGTGGACGAGAAGAGCGACGTGTACAGCTTCGGCGTCGTCCTGCTGGAGCTCGTCACCGGCAGGCGGCCGGTGGGGGACTTCGGCGAAGGGGTGGACATCGTGCAGTGGGCGAAGCGGGTCACCGACGGCCGGCGGGAGAGCGTGCCCAAGGTCGTCGACCGCCGGCTGAGCACGGTGCCCATGGACGAGGTGTCCCACCTCTTCTTCGTGTCCATGCTCTGCGTCCAGGAGAACAGCGTGGAGCGCCCGACGATGAGGGAGGTGGTGCAGATGCTGTCCGAGTTCCCCCGCCACGCCTCCAGCCAGCCCTCGCCGTCGTCGGCGCCGGAGCCGGAGAAGGAGCCCAACTGCTACAAGCTGTTCCCGGATCTGCTGAACTAA
- the LOC109747803 gene encoding mitochondrial import inner membrane translocase subunit TIM17-2-like, with product MPAPNVIDQMREDAIIGAIFVSVAHFVKGVCTSPNGSRLAGGFLAVPENALAVGRWAAWFGVVKATRCTVQHVSPGYPFESTVALGVTDTLFSMHHGPRVALRNGLRYAAIGGVLDMVMYSLKRSACAPGIPATQRRV from the coding sequence ATGCCGGCACCGAACGTCATCGACCAGATGCGCGAGGATGCCATCATTGGCGCCATTTTCGTCTCCGTCGCCCACTTCGTCAAGGGCGTCTGCACCTCTCCAAACGGGAGCCGCCTCGCCGGCGGCTTTCTGGCGGTCCCCGAGAACGCGCTCGCCGTTGGCCGTTGGGCAGCCTGGTTTGGCGTTGTCAAGGCGACTAGGTGCACCGTGCAGCATGTGTCCCCGGGTTACCCCTTTGAAAGCACGGTCGCCTTGGGAGTCACCGACACCCTCTTCTCCATGCATCACGGGCCACGCGTGGCCCTCCGCAACGGGCTGAGATATGCAGCCATAGGCGGTGTCCTTGACATGGTCATGTATAGCCTAAAACGCTCTGCTTGCGCACCTGGGATCCCGGCCACCCAACGTCGCGTTTGA